AGGATGAAGTCGAGAAGGAAGTGCACCTCGCTCGCGATCTGGTCTTCGCGCAGGAAGACATGGCAGTCGTCCTGGGAGAACTGACGCACGCGCGTGAGTCCCGACAACGCCCCAGAAATCTCGTTGCGGTGCAGCACATCGAACGTCACGTACCGCACCGGCAGTTCGCGGTACGAATGTTTGTGCGAGCCGAAGAGCACGTAGTGCGACGGGCAGTTCATCGGCTTGAGCGACATGTCGTGCTCCCCCGTCTCGTTGTCGAGCACGAGGAACATGTTCTCCTTGTACTTGCCCCAGTGCCCCGACTGCTCCCACAGCATCTTGTTGTACAGCAGGGGCGTCTTCACCTCCAGGAACGCCTCCTGCTGACGCTCGCGCACGAAGGCTTCGAGCGTGTTGTACAACGTCGTGCCCTTCGGCGTCCAGAACGCGGCGCCCGGCGCGTGCGGGAAGAGCTGGAACAGGCCCAGCGATTTCCCGAGCACCCGGTGATCGCGCTTCTTCGCCTCCTCGAGATTGTGCAGGTGCTGCTCGAGTTCGTCCTTCTTGAAGAAGGCCGTGGCGTAGATGCGCTGCAGCATCTGACGCTTCACGTCGCCGCGCCAGTACGCGCCCGCCGTGTTGAGCAGCTTGAAGTGCTTGAGATACGACGTGTCCGGCACGTGCGGACCGCGGCACAGATCGATGAACGGACCGTCGGTGTACGTGGAGATGATCTCGTCGGTGCCGTCGAAATCGGCCAGACGTTCCAGCTTGAGCGGATCGTCCACGAACAGCTTCTTCGCCTCTTCCACCGACACTTCCGCACGGACGAACGGATACTTCTCGGCCACGACCTTCTTCATCTCCGCCTCGAACGCCGCGAGATCCTCGGGCGTGAACGGCTTGTCGACTTCGAAGTCGTAGTAGAAGCCATCGTCGATGGCCGGACCGAACCCGATCTTCGCATCGGGGCGCAGGCGACGCACCGCCGTGGCCAGGATGTGCGCGCCCGAGTGGCGCAGCACGGCCAGCGCACGCGGGTCCTTGTCGGTGATGACCACGAACGCGCCCGACGTGCGCAGCGGCGTCATGAGGTCCTGCACCTCGCCATCCACGGCCACCGCCAGCGACGCCTGCAGCAGCCGGGTGCCGATCGTCGCCACCACGTCCCGCGCCAGGGTGCCGGCGGGCACCTCGCGCGTGGAACCATCGGGGAGCGTGAGGACAATCAGAGCGTTGTCGGCGGGCACTGCGGAGGACGGACCGGCGATCATCGGAACCAACGGAGTTGGGGACAGTGAGGGGGACAGCGAACATGCGGGCGCAGGGCGCGGATACCCGATCCGCCCACCCGGCGCGCTCCCTTCACGGGGACGCTGAAGTTATCCTTCGACAGCGAGTTACGCCAAGCTGGACACCGTCGTGCCAGACATGGACGAGACATGTGGCCGGAATCAGGAGACAGGTCCGAGATGCAGAATCGTCGCCGCCCCGAGCGGCAGGGAAAGACCGGCCGCATCGTGCTGGTCGCGCTGGGGGCCCTTGCCGGCCTCGCCATGGGCATGCTGCTCGCCGACAAGCTCGGTGGACTCGAGGCCATCGAGGGCAAACGCTCACGCCGCCGGCATCGCCAGAACGGCTGGCGCACCGATGGCCGGCGGTCCGAATCGTTCGATGAACTCCCCGACGACCATTCGGAACTCGCCCCCGAGTCCATCTCGCACCTGCATCTCACCGAGCACCTCGTCGACCAGGCGCCGCGGCGGGCGGAATCCCGGCGTGCCGGGTCCCGGCGCAGTGAATCCCGGAGCGGCCGGGGGCTCCGGAATTCGCTCTACCGCAGCACGCCGTATCTCTCGGAGACCGATGGGGCGCCGGATCCGGAATCGGCGCCGGTCGTGCCGCTCGACGAGCTCGAGGAGCGTGTGCTGGAGGCGTTCCAGAACGATCCCATGCTGGCGCACCGGGCCATCGACATCGGCGCCGTCTCGCCGGGAGAGATCGAGCTCACCGGCTGGGTCGCCGCACCGGCCGAGATCGACTACGCGCTCACCATTGCCCGTGGCGTGCCCGGCGTGGAGCAGGTGCTGAACTCCCTCACCGCCAACGCCGACGCCGTCGACTGAGTCGGCGACTCCCTCTCGACTGATCCGATCCCGTCGGGCGTGGTTATCTTTGATGGATGACCTCGCCCGACCCCAATTCGCTGCCCTCCACGTACGACGCGGCCTCCACCGAGGCCGCCTGGTACCCCCGCTGGACCGAGCACGGCGTCTTCACCGCCGACCCTGCCCGCGCCGCCACGCACGAGCCCTTCGTGATCGTGATTCCGCCGCCCAACGTGACGGCGGTGCTGCACATGGGGCACG
The nucleotide sequence above comes from Gemmatimonas aurantiaca. Encoded proteins:
- the thrS gene encoding threonine--tRNA ligase; translated protein: MIAGPSSAVPADNALIVLTLPDGSTREVPAGTLARDVVATIGTRLLQASLAVAVDGEVQDLMTPLRTSGAFVVITDKDPRALAVLRHSGAHILATAVRRLRPDAKIGFGPAIDDGFYYDFEVDKPFTPEDLAAFEAEMKKVVAEKYPFVRAEVSVEEAKKLFVDDPLKLERLADFDGTDEIISTYTDGPFIDLCRGPHVPDTSYLKHFKLLNTAGAYWRGDVKRQMLQRIYATAFFKKDELEQHLHNLEEAKKRDHRVLGKSLGLFQLFPHAPGAAFWTPKGTTLYNTLEAFVRERQQEAFLEVKTPLLYNKMLWEQSGHWGKYKENMFLVLDNETGEHDMSLKPMNCPSHYVLFGSHKHSYRELPVRYVTFDVLHRNEISGALSGLTRVRQFSQDDCHVFLREDQIASEVHFLLDFILGHYDTFGLTAKLKFATRPEQRIGSDELWDRAEAGLRAALEATGRPYEMKEGDGAFYGPKIDFDVTDSIGRAWQLGTIQLDYNAPERFDLTYTGEDNAPHRPVVIHRAVSGSFERFIAILIEHFAGAFPVWLSPEQVRVIPIAIDFNAHAQALVDRMKAAGIRATLDARNETLNYRVREGEVEKIPYMCVIGRREADENTVALRTRGAGKKQEILTTDAFIARVLDEVRTRALVPASGGAANAAATADANGATAEAGA
- a CDS encoding BON domain-containing protein, with product MQNRRRPERQGKTGRIVLVALGALAGLAMGMLLADKLGGLEAIEGKRSRRRHRQNGWRTDGRRSESFDELPDDHSELAPESISHLHLTEHLVDQAPRRAESRRAGSRRSESRSGRGLRNSLYRSTPYLSETDGAPDPESAPVVPLDELEERVLEAFQNDPMLAHRAIDIGAVSPGEIELTGWVAAPAEIDYALTIARGVPGVEQVLNSLTANADAVD